Proteins co-encoded in one Kribbella qitaiheensis genomic window:
- the dndB gene encoding DNA sulfur modification protein DndB, whose translation MGAFEYVFPAIRGVQAGREYYVTMCPLRLIPRLFMFDEEELPAEMRAQRTLNRSRVPELSRYLLDNPTSYVFSALTASIDADVEFAPFDPSTGAGERVGALTIPMSAKFVINDGQHRRAGIADALRENPELGDESIAIVMFLDLGLKRCQQMFADLNRYAIRPSRSLSVLYDHRDELSAIARLVVHRSPLFSDLTETESNNLAARSRKLFTLSALYGATKALLDGMDKLSFEQKVDVAHNYWAVVAEQFPEWQQVHMGEVSAGEVRRDFIHTHGIVLHAVGRVGNSLLQGKQDPAIWSRKLKKLSGLDWRRANTELWEGRATLGGKVSKTAANLLLTTAAIRTSLGMPLPSDEQHADEAFRRGEK comes from the coding sequence ATGGGCGCGTTTGAGTATGTGTTCCCGGCCATCCGGGGCGTCCAAGCTGGCCGCGAGTACTACGTGACGATGTGCCCACTCCGGCTCATCCCGCGACTCTTCATGTTTGACGAAGAAGAGTTGCCTGCTGAGATGCGTGCACAACGCACCCTGAACAGGAGCCGAGTCCCCGAACTCAGCCGATATCTTCTCGACAACCCAACCAGCTACGTCTTCTCTGCGCTGACCGCATCCATCGACGCGGACGTGGAGTTCGCCCCGTTCGACCCGTCGACCGGGGCTGGCGAGCGAGTCGGTGCACTGACGATCCCAATGTCCGCGAAGTTCGTCATTAACGATGGACAACACCGTCGTGCTGGGATCGCAGACGCGCTCCGCGAAAACCCGGAGCTCGGTGATGAAAGCATCGCGATCGTGATGTTTCTCGACCTTGGGCTCAAACGCTGCCAGCAGATGTTTGCCGACCTGAATCGGTACGCCATCCGGCCATCGCGGTCGCTGAGTGTCCTGTATGACCATCGTGACGAGTTGTCTGCCATCGCTCGCCTTGTTGTGCATCGATCGCCGCTTTTCTCTGACCTCACCGAGACTGAGAGCAACAACCTGGCGGCTCGATCCCGGAAGCTGTTCACGCTGTCCGCCCTGTACGGAGCCACCAAGGCTCTGCTCGACGGCATGGACAAGCTGAGCTTCGAGCAGAAGGTGGACGTTGCCCACAACTACTGGGCAGTGGTCGCTGAGCAGTTCCCAGAATGGCAACAGGTGCACATGGGCGAAGTGAGTGCGGGCGAAGTGCGCCGAGACTTCATCCACACACACGGCATCGTTCTGCATGCTGTCGGCAGAGTTGGTAACAGCCTGCTGCAGGGCAAGCAAGACCCTGCTATCTGGAGTCGAAAGCTCAAGAAGCTCTCTGGCCTAGACTGGCGCCGGGCGAACACAGAGTTGTGGGAGGGACGGGCAACCCTCGGTGGGAAGGTCTCGAAGACCGCCGCCAACCTGCTGCTCACAACCGCAGCGATCCGGACATCACTCGGCATGCCGCTGCCATCCGACGAACAACATGCTGATGAAGCATTCCGACGAGGAGAAAAATGA
- the dndA gene encoding cysteine desulfurase DndA encodes MTVVTPTDSFRAQEDVRPVYLDCNATSPMDPLVQAEVLRFMAEEYGNAGSRTHGYGQVAKERIIRARQQVADVVTAKPEEVIFTSGATESNNLALLGLAAYGEQMGRRHIVSTTIEHKAVLEPLEVLSKRGFEVTLVPPTSGGWVDPQEIARAMRPDTLLVSVMAANNETGVVQPLEEIGRLLADHEAYFHVDGAQAYGKLIDQLRLARIDLLSISGHKVYAPKGVGALITRRRGYKRVPLEPLMYGGGQERGLRPGTLPVALIAGLGLASEIALKEHENRAELCAVFRGELLSALEPLNVTYNGDLDRTVPHTLNFSVPGVDSEAAIVALKDIVAISNGSACTSQSYEPSHVLTTMGISDEQTAGALRVSWSHLTPRVDWTQLVERLDRLRSTR; translated from the coding sequence ATGACGGTAGTGACACCCACCGACAGTTTCCGCGCCCAAGAGGACGTCCGACCGGTCTATCTGGACTGCAACGCGACGAGCCCGATGGACCCACTAGTCCAGGCCGAGGTCCTTCGCTTCATGGCGGAGGAGTACGGCAACGCTGGCAGCCGCACTCATGGCTACGGTCAAGTAGCCAAGGAACGCATCATCCGCGCTCGCCAGCAGGTAGCTGATGTCGTCACCGCGAAGCCCGAAGAGGTGATCTTCACTAGTGGCGCCACCGAGAGCAACAACCTGGCCTTGCTCGGCTTAGCTGCTTACGGAGAGCAGATGGGTCGTCGCCACATCGTGAGCACCACGATCGAACACAAAGCCGTGCTGGAGCCCCTTGAGGTACTGAGCAAGCGCGGCTTCGAGGTTACCTTGGTGCCTCCGACGTCAGGTGGCTGGGTCGACCCTCAAGAGATCGCGCGAGCGATGCGCCCTGACACACTTCTCGTCTCGGTCATGGCCGCCAACAACGAGACCGGTGTAGTCCAACCGCTCGAGGAGATCGGCCGGCTCCTTGCGGACCACGAGGCCTACTTCCACGTCGACGGAGCGCAGGCCTACGGTAAGCTGATCGATCAGTTGCGGTTGGCAAGGATCGACCTGCTCAGCATCTCCGGTCACAAGGTCTACGCCCCTAAAGGCGTCGGCGCACTGATCACTAGGCGTCGAGGCTACAAGCGCGTTCCGCTGGAACCGCTCATGTATGGCGGCGGTCAGGAGCGCGGCCTTCGACCAGGCACGCTACCCGTGGCGCTGATTGCTGGTCTCGGCCTCGCATCGGAAATCGCACTCAAGGAACATGAGAATCGGGCCGAACTCTGCGCAGTATTCAGAGGCGAACTTCTAAGTGCGCTAGAGCCGCTTAATGTGACCTACAACGGGGACCTCGATCGAACCGTTCCACATACCCTGAACTTCTCGGTCCCTGGTGTCGACTCTGAAGCAGCCATCGTGGCTCTGAAGGATATCGTCGCGATCTCGAATGGTTCAGCCTGCACTTCGCAGAGCTACGAGCCAAGTCACGTATTGACCACAATGGGTATATCCGACGAGCAGACCGCAGGTGCTCTCAGAGTGTCATGGAGTCACCTGACCCCGCGGGTGGACTGGACACAACTCGTTGAGCGACTCGACAGGCTCCGCTCAACTCGGTAG
- a CDS encoding NAD-dependent epimerase/dehydratase family protein, whose amino-acid sequence MRLLVLGGSWFVGMAVVSQAITRGHAVTVFNRGRSTAAMPPEVQHVTGDWEHRADLRRLVTVGPWDAVIDIAGTIPRLVLRCAGMLGLTPGCWTRVVDYAADGSVAVWRVS is encoded by the coding sequence ATGCGGCTGCTCGTCCTCGGTGGCAGCTGGTTCGTCGGCATGGCCGTGGTCTCCCAGGCCATCACTCGCGGCCACGCCGTCACCGTGTTCAACCGCGGCCGATCGACGGCAGCGATGCCCCCAGAGGTGCAGCACGTGACCGGTGACTGGGAGCATCGGGCTGATCTTCGGCGTCTTGTCACCGTGGGTCCATGGGACGCCGTTATCGACATCGCAGGCACGATTCCCCGATTGGTACTGCGCTGCGCCGGGATGCTGGGCCTTACCCCCGGTTGTTGGACACGGGTGGTGGATTACGCCGCTGACGGGAGCGTAGCGGTGTGGAGGGTTTCGTAG
- a CDS encoding GNAT family N-acetyltransferase encodes MAAVHWPVELQHGPVQLRPLKAGDGPEWSAARQRNLSWLRPWDATQPPGADDGARTFRSMARDWNRQARYGRMLPFVITYGGAAGPGARAKWPLVGQLTVSGITYGSARWANLGYWVDEQYAGRGIVPVAVALAADHCWFTLGLHRIEVAIRPENKASLRVVEKLGFRHEGERPRFLHIDGEWRDHRIFALNAEEVGPGLVARLT; translated from the coding sequence ATGGCAGCGGTGCACTGGCCGGTCGAACTCCAGCACGGCCCGGTCCAGCTCCGGCCGCTCAAGGCCGGCGACGGCCCCGAGTGGAGCGCGGCACGGCAGCGCAACCTCAGCTGGCTTCGCCCGTGGGATGCGACCCAGCCGCCGGGTGCCGACGACGGAGCACGGACCTTCCGCTCGATGGCTCGCGACTGGAACCGGCAGGCGCGGTACGGGCGGATGCTGCCTTTCGTCATCACGTACGGCGGGGCGGCGGGCCCTGGTGCGCGTGCGAAGTGGCCGCTCGTGGGGCAGTTGACGGTCTCGGGAATCACCTATGGCTCAGCCCGGTGGGCGAACCTCGGCTACTGGGTCGACGAGCAGTACGCCGGACGCGGCATCGTCCCGGTGGCGGTCGCGCTCGCCGCGGACCATTGCTGGTTCACCCTCGGCCTGCATCGGATCGAGGTCGCGATTCGCCCGGAGAACAAGGCGAGTCTGCGGGTGGTGGAGAAACTCGGCTTCCGCCACGAAGGCGAACGGCCGAGGTTCCTGCACATCGACGGAGAGTGGCGCGACCATCGCATCTTCGCGCTGAACGCCGAGGAAGTCGGACCGGGCCTGGTTGCACGACTGACCTGA
- a CDS encoding MogA/MoaB family molybdenum cofactor biosynthesis protein, which yields MRALVISVSNRAAAGIYTDTTGPLIFDALASWGFEVDGPQVVPDGAPVGEALVAAVASAYDVVVTTGGTGISPTDETPERTAAVLEKDIPGIAEAIRAYGVSKGIPTASLSRGLAGVAGKTIIVNLPGSRGGVKDGLVVLEPLLKHAVDQVRGGDHPRTDEV from the coding sequence GTGAGAGCGCTCGTGATCAGCGTGTCCAACCGCGCTGCGGCCGGAATTTACACAGACACAACCGGCCCGCTGATTTTCGATGCGCTGGCTTCTTGGGGCTTCGAGGTCGACGGCCCGCAGGTCGTGCCGGATGGTGCACCTGTCGGCGAGGCGCTGGTCGCGGCCGTCGCATCGGCGTACGACGTCGTTGTGACTACCGGTGGAACCGGGATCTCGCCCACGGACGAGACACCTGAGCGGACCGCGGCAGTGTTGGAGAAGGACATCCCTGGGATCGCCGAAGCCATTCGTGCGTACGGCGTATCGAAGGGCATCCCGACCGCGTCGCTGTCGCGCGGGCTCGCCGGGGTGGCTGGGAAGACGATCATCGTGAACCTGCCCGGTTCGCGCGGCGGTGTGAAGGACGGGTTGGTCGTCCTCGAACCGCTCCTCAAGCACGCGGTCGACCAGGTCCGGGGCGGGGATCACCCACGGACGGACGAGGTCTGA
- the moaC gene encoding cyclic pyranopterin monophosphate synthase MoaC yields the protein MTEDAGRGLTHVDATGAARMVDVSAKEAGARRAVASGKVLVSAEVVAALRGEGVPKGDALAVARIAGIMGAKQTPSLIPLCHPIAITGVKVDLSVADEAVLIVATVKTADRTGVEMEALTAVAVAGLAVIDMVKALDPAAVITDVRVESKEGGKTGHWVRP from the coding sequence ATGACCGAGGACGCTGGGCGGGGGCTGACACACGTCGACGCGACCGGTGCCGCACGGATGGTGGATGTGTCGGCCAAGGAGGCCGGCGCCCGCCGAGCCGTTGCCTCGGGCAAGGTTCTGGTGAGCGCCGAGGTCGTCGCCGCGCTGCGCGGTGAGGGCGTGCCGAAGGGTGACGCGCTGGCCGTCGCGCGGATCGCCGGGATCATGGGTGCCAAGCAGACACCTTCGCTGATCCCGCTCTGCCACCCGATCGCCATCACCGGGGTGAAGGTCGATCTCTCCGTGGCGGACGAGGCGGTGCTGATCGTCGCGACCGTGAAGACAGCCGATCGGACCGGCGTCGAGATGGAGGCGCTGACCGCCGTCGCGGTCGCTGGGCTCGCGGTGATCGACATGGTGAAGGCGCTCGATCCGGCCGCCGTGATCACCGACGTACGGGTTGAATCCAAAGAAGGCGGCAAGACCGGCCACTGGGTCCGCCCGTGA
- the glp gene encoding molybdotransferase-like divisome protein Glp, translated as MRRTVDEHLEVVLGRVKPLPPFEQPLMEALGLVLCEDVVSPVSLPGFDNSAMDGYAVQAADLAEAAPDNPIGLPVVGEIAAGRSEPIVVTRGTCVRIMTGAPMPRGADSVVPVEWTDGGAATVRITQQPRLGGSVRRAGEDLRAGDKVMDADTVLGPRQIAVLAAVGRARVSVRPRPRVVVVSTGAELREPGTRLGDGQIYDSNSYTLAAAARASGAIVYRVGIVDDDPKKIMDTLSDQLVRADLVITSGGVSKGVYDVVKEVLTKLGTIDFPEVAMQPGKPQGFGVMGEDEVPIFTLPGNPVSAYVSFEVFVRPALRRMMGAMPYRRTPVRGIVMDGFASPSGRRQFVRAAATSGDEGWMASTVGGHGSHLLGGLSRSNALIVVPEDVTAVRAGDQAELWLLDEETG; from the coding sequence GTGAGACGCACGGTTGACGAGCATTTGGAAGTTGTTCTCGGCAGGGTGAAGCCGCTGCCGCCGTTCGAGCAGCCGTTGATGGAGGCGCTCGGGCTGGTGCTCTGCGAGGACGTCGTCTCGCCGGTGAGCCTGCCGGGCTTCGACAACTCGGCGATGGACGGGTACGCCGTCCAGGCCGCCGACCTCGCCGAGGCCGCGCCGGACAACCCGATCGGGCTGCCCGTGGTCGGCGAGATCGCCGCCGGGCGGAGCGAGCCGATCGTGGTGACCCGCGGAACCTGCGTGCGGATCATGACCGGCGCGCCGATGCCGCGCGGCGCCGACAGCGTCGTACCGGTCGAGTGGACCGATGGCGGCGCCGCTACGGTGCGGATCACCCAGCAACCGCGGCTCGGGGGATCGGTACGCCGCGCCGGTGAGGACCTGAGGGCCGGCGACAAGGTGATGGACGCCGACACCGTGCTCGGGCCGCGGCAGATCGCAGTACTGGCTGCTGTCGGACGCGCGCGGGTCTCCGTTCGTCCGAGGCCCCGGGTGGTCGTCGTCTCGACCGGTGCGGAGCTCCGCGAGCCAGGGACGCGACTCGGTGACGGGCAGATCTACGACTCCAACAGCTACACGCTCGCGGCGGCGGCTCGTGCGTCCGGCGCGATCGTCTACCGGGTCGGCATCGTCGACGACGACCCGAAGAAGATCATGGACACACTGTCGGACCAGCTTGTCCGTGCGGACCTGGTGATCACCTCGGGCGGGGTGAGCAAAGGCGTGTACGACGTGGTGAAAGAGGTGCTGACCAAGCTCGGCACGATCGACTTCCCCGAGGTGGCGATGCAGCCCGGCAAGCCGCAGGGGTTCGGCGTGATGGGTGAGGACGAGGTGCCGATCTTCACGCTCCCGGGCAACCCGGTCTCGGCGTACGTGTCGTTCGAGGTGTTCGTCCGGCCCGCGCTGCGCAGAATGATGGGCGCGATGCCTTACCGCCGTACGCCGGTGCGGGGGATCGTGATGGACGGGTTCGCCTCGCCGTCCGGGCGGCGCCAGTTCGTCCGGGCCGCGGCCACCTCCGGCGACGAGGGGTGGATGGCCAGTACAGTCGGCGGGCACGGCTCACACCTGCTCGGCGGGTTGAGCCGGTCGAACGCGCTGATCGTGGTGCCCGAGGACGTCACCGCCGTCCGGGCCGGCGATCAGGCCGAGCTGTGGCTGCTGGACGAGGAGACCGGATGA
- a CDS encoding GNAT family N-acetyltransferase → MDELLIRPMEPPDTDEAADVWWASRHAEGSPLPPTIRPIAEVRKWFAEILLPDAQTWIASDDGRIVAVLTLDGDDLDQLYVVPEATGQGVGSTLVELAKDLRPGGLALWTFQSNLRAQAFYRQHGFTEVRRTDGQENEEKVPDVRMVWGAHPER, encoded by the coding sequence GTGGATGAGCTGCTGATCCGGCCGATGGAGCCGCCCGACACCGACGAGGCCGCCGACGTCTGGTGGGCGTCGCGGCACGCCGAGGGCTCGCCGTTGCCGCCGACGATCCGGCCGATCGCGGAGGTGCGGAAGTGGTTCGCGGAGATCCTGCTGCCGGACGCGCAGACCTGGATCGCATCGGACGACGGCCGCATCGTCGCCGTGCTGACCCTCGACGGGGACGACCTCGATCAGCTGTACGTCGTACCGGAGGCCACCGGGCAAGGGGTCGGCTCCACCCTGGTGGAACTGGCGAAGGACCTCCGGCCGGGTGGGTTGGCGCTCTGGACGTTCCAGAGCAACCTCCGGGCCCAGGCGTTCTACCGGCAGCACGGCTTCACCGAAGTACGGCGTACGGACGGCCAGGAGAACGAGGAGAAGGTCCCCGACGTACGCATGGTCTGGGGCGCCCACCCCGAAAGATAG
- a CDS encoding UTP--glucose-1-phosphate uridylyltransferase, producing the protein MSEAGLAQAQEKMRAAGAAEVAIKVFSHYYGLLESGQQGTIRESEIEPVGDLPHLEHLDTDAEAMRAALAETVVIKLNGGLGTSMGVTGPKSALPVKDGLSFLDIIARQILSTRKEYDVPLPLVLMNSFRTKDESLAALSEYADLPVDGLPLDFLQNMEPKLLADDLTPAEWDADPELAWCPPGHGDLFTALVASGTLDALREQGFRHAFISNADNLGATPDGRIAAWMAEHDVPFGMEVCRRTRSDRKGGHVAVRKSDGRLVLRDSAQVHPDDTASFQDTKLHKTFNTNNLWIDLDRLAELMAGHDGILGLPIIVNRKNVDPADPSSPKVIQLETGMGTAIETFEGSQAVIVDRSRFKPVKTTNDLLVLRSDVYELDKAGDLTTTHEGDEPYVDLDPEYFRILADFESRFPAGPPSLVRADRLEVRGDVAFGKDVVVIGDVEVEAAAGERREIADGTELRG; encoded by the coding sequence ATGAGTGAGGCGGGGCTTGCGCAGGCACAGGAGAAGATGCGCGCGGCCGGTGCGGCCGAGGTGGCGATCAAGGTCTTCTCGCACTACTACGGGCTGCTCGAATCGGGCCAGCAGGGCACGATCCGGGAGTCCGAGATCGAGCCGGTGGGTGATCTTCCTCACCTCGAGCATCTCGACACCGACGCCGAGGCGATGCGCGCCGCGCTGGCCGAGACGGTGGTGATCAAGCTCAACGGCGGCCTCGGCACGTCGATGGGCGTCACCGGGCCGAAGTCGGCGTTGCCGGTCAAGGACGGGCTGAGCTTCCTCGACATCATCGCCCGGCAGATCCTGAGCACGCGCAAGGAGTACGACGTACCGCTGCCGCTGGTGCTGATGAACTCCTTCCGCACCAAGGACGAGTCGCTCGCGGCCCTGAGCGAGTACGCCGACCTGCCGGTGGACGGGTTGCCGCTGGACTTCCTGCAGAACATGGAGCCCAAGCTGCTGGCCGACGACCTGACGCCGGCCGAGTGGGACGCGGATCCCGAACTGGCCTGGTGCCCGCCGGGACATGGTGACCTCTTCACCGCGCTCGTCGCATCCGGCACCCTCGACGCGCTGCGCGAGCAGGGCTTCCGGCACGCGTTCATCTCCAACGCCGACAACCTCGGTGCCACCCCGGACGGCCGGATCGCCGCCTGGATGGCCGAGCACGACGTGCCGTTCGGGATGGAGGTCTGCCGCCGGACCAGGTCGGACCGCAAGGGCGGCCACGTCGCGGTGCGCAAGTCCGACGGCAGGCTGGTCCTGCGCGACAGCGCCCAGGTGCACCCGGACGACACCGCCTCGTTCCAGGACACCAAACTGCACAAGACCTTCAACACGAACAACCTGTGGATCGACCTGGACCGGCTGGCCGAGCTGATGGCCGGCCACGACGGCATCCTCGGCCTGCCGATCATCGTGAACCGCAAGAACGTCGACCCGGCCGACCCCTCCTCGCCGAAGGTGATCCAGCTGGAGACCGGGATGGGAACGGCGATCGAGACCTTCGAGGGTTCGCAGGCCGTGATCGTCGACCGGAGCCGGTTCAAGCCGGTGAAGACCACGAACGACCTGCTGGTACTGCGCTCCGACGTGTACGAGCTCGACAAGGCCGGCGACCTGACCACCACGCACGAGGGCGACGAGCCGTATGTCGACCTCGACCCGGAGTACTTCCGGATCCTGGCCGACTTCGAGTCCCGGTTCCCGGCCGGGCCGCCGTCGCTGGTCCGGGCCGACCGGCTCGAGGTCCGCGGTGATGTTGCCTTCGGCAAGGATGTCGTCGTGATCGGTGACGTCGAGGTCGAGGCCGCGGCGGGGGAGCGGCGAGAGATCGCTGATGGGACCGAGCTGCGTGGATGA
- a CDS encoding 5-formyltetrahydrofolate cyclo-ligase encodes MFATKTAARHALLAARNASAAGKGLLESAREHLGARQRIALYVSMGSEPQTGALIDWLLASDREVLLPILYADNDLGWGIAPGAADLVPGRLGLSEPRVDLGPAAIGTADLVICPALAVDRHGVRLGRGGGSYDRALARVSPGTPIWAAVYDTEILDQLPADPHDQPVHAALTPTQLVTLGRPESDRDTSAPAW; translated from the coding sequence GTGTTCGCTACCAAGACGGCCGCACGCCACGCGTTGCTCGCCGCCCGGAACGCCTCGGCTGCCGGAAAGGGGTTGCTGGAGTCCGCGCGGGAGCATCTCGGCGCGCGACAGCGGATCGCGCTGTACGTCTCGATGGGCTCCGAGCCACAGACCGGCGCCCTGATCGACTGGCTGCTGGCCTCCGATCGTGAGGTGCTCCTACCGATCCTGTACGCCGACAACGACCTCGGCTGGGGCATCGCACCCGGTGCGGCCGACCTGGTGCCCGGTCGGCTCGGTCTTTCGGAGCCACGTGTCGACCTCGGTCCCGCGGCCATCGGCACGGCCGACCTGGTGATCTGTCCGGCTCTCGCGGTCGATCGCCACGGCGTACGGCTCGGCCGCGGCGGCGGTTCGTACGACCGCGCTCTCGCCCGCGTCTCCCCCGGTACGCCGATCTGGGCCGCCGTCTACGACACGGAGATCCTCGACCAGCTCCCGGCCGATCCGCACGACCAGCCGGTGCACGCAGCTCTCACGCCCACTCAGCTCGTCACCCTCGGCCGACCCGAATCGGACCGGGACACTAGCGCTCCGGCTTGGTGA
- a CDS encoding penicillin acylase family protein produces the protein MRRLLRVLVISGSLVAILLLVVAGTGVFVVRHSFPSYDGTVELTGLDADVEVVRDANGIPQIYADKPGDLFAAQGYVAAQDRFFEMDFRRHVTSGRLAELFGKDALETDKFIRTLGWRKVAEKELGLLTPATRQYLDDYARGVNAYLDQHSGSGLSLEYAVLSLKGAEYHPEPWTAADSLAWLKAMAWDLGGNMADEIDRTKLAATQPARNVNSLYPGYPYDRNEPIIAGASVDEEGKFSAAPVENEARRPMLTKDFLKSLDTVEKVANGLPQLIGRGDGIGSNSWVVSGEHTTSGKPLLANDPHLGATMPGIWTQVGLHCNKFGPQCPFDVSGFSFSGLPGVIIGHNSAISWGFTNLDPDVMDLYLERLDGNNALYGGKLEPLKVRTESFKVAGQDEEEKIIVRESRHGPIISDVGDDEQETGELAAKGKSPVPYAVALRWTALTPGRTADAIFAIDRAQNWTAFRTAASQFEVPSQNLVYADREGHIGYQAPGKVPIRKAGTGDWPVPGWDPKYEWNGTIPFEAMPTEFDPDDGIIVTANQAVVPKSYKYHLTDDWDYGYRSQQILDRIHAVDKLDVNSMASIQLDTKNRNAEMLVPYLLQIGINDDFDKQGQDTLRGWDFTQPADSAPAAYFNIVWRNLLSLTFHDQLPESAWPDGGSRWFEVMRNLTVQPNSGWWDKAGTPQRETRDDILREALVDARSEITTKMAREPSSWQWGKLHKLTLTNQTLGKSGIGVVEKLFNRGPYELGGGSSTVDATGWDASEGYTVTATPSMRMVVDLSDFDKSRWINLTGISGHAFSSNYTDQTDLWVKGETLPWAFTKGAVEAKREHTLTITKPER, from the coding sequence GTGCGTCGCCTGCTTCGAGTCCTCGTCATCAGCGGTTCCCTGGTCGCCATCCTGCTGCTCGTGGTGGCCGGCACCGGGGTTTTCGTCGTCCGTCACTCCTTTCCCAGCTACGACGGGACGGTCGAGCTGACCGGCCTGGACGCGGATGTCGAGGTGGTCCGCGACGCCAACGGCATCCCGCAGATCTACGCCGACAAGCCGGGCGACCTGTTCGCCGCCCAGGGCTATGTGGCCGCCCAGGACCGCTTCTTCGAGATGGACTTCCGCCGCCACGTCACCTCCGGGCGGCTGGCAGAGCTGTTCGGCAAGGACGCGCTGGAGACCGACAAGTTCATCCGGACGCTGGGCTGGCGCAAGGTCGCCGAGAAGGAGCTGGGGCTGCTCACCCCGGCCACCCGGCAGTACCTGGACGACTACGCCCGCGGCGTGAACGCGTACCTGGACCAGCACTCCGGCTCCGGCCTCAGCCTCGAGTACGCCGTACTGTCGCTGAAGGGCGCCGAGTACCACCCCGAGCCGTGGACGGCCGCCGACTCGCTCGCCTGGCTGAAGGCGATGGCCTGGGACCTCGGCGGCAACATGGCGGACGAGATCGACCGGACCAAGCTCGCGGCGACGCAGCCGGCCCGCAACGTCAACAGCCTGTACCCGGGCTACCCGTACGACCGCAATGAGCCGATCATCGCCGGCGCTTCCGTGGACGAGGAGGGCAAGTTCAGCGCCGCACCGGTCGAGAACGAGGCCCGCCGGCCGATGCTGACCAAGGACTTCCTGAAGTCGCTCGACACCGTCGAGAAGGTGGCCAACGGGCTGCCGCAGCTGATCGGCCGCGGCGACGGGATCGGCTCCAACTCCTGGGTGGTCTCCGGCGAGCACACCACCTCCGGTAAGCCGTTGCTGGCCAACGACCCGCACCTGGGCGCGACGATGCCGGGCATCTGGACCCAGGTCGGGCTGCACTGCAACAAGTTCGGCCCGCAGTGCCCGTTCGACGTCTCCGGCTTCAGCTTCTCCGGCCTGCCCGGCGTGATCATCGGTCACAACAGCGCGATCTCCTGGGGTTTCACCAACCTCGATCCCGACGTGATGGACCTGTACCTCGAGCGGCTGGACGGCAACAACGCGCTGTACGGCGGCAAGCTCGAGCCGCTGAAGGTCCGGACCGAGAGCTTCAAGGTCGCCGGTCAGGACGAGGAGGAGAAGATCATCGTCCGGGAGTCCCGGCACGGCCCGATCATCTCTGATGTCGGCGACGACGAGCAGGAGACCGGTGAACTCGCCGCGAAGGGCAAGAGCCCGGTCCCGTACGCCGTGGCGCTGCGCTGGACGGCCCTGACGCCGGGACGGACCGCGGACGCGATCTTCGCGATCGACCGGGCCCAGAACTGGACCGCCTTCCGGACCGCGGCCAGCCAGTTCGAGGTCCCCTCGCAGAACCTGGTGTACGCCGATCGCGAGGGCCACATCGGCTACCAGGCGCCGGGCAAGGTGCCGATCCGCAAGGCGGGGACCGGCGATTGGCCGGTGCCGGGCTGGGACCCGAAGTACGAATGGAACGGGACCATCCCGTTCGAGGCGATGCCGACCGAGTTCGATCCCGACGACGGGATCATCGTCACCGCGAACCAGGCGGTCGTGCCGAAGTCGTACAAGTACCACCTCACCGACGACTGGGACTACGGCTACCGGTCGCAGCAGATCCTCGACCGGATCCACGCGGTCGACAAGCTGGACGTCAACTCGATGGCGTCGATCCAGCTGGACACCAAGAACCGCAACGCCGAGATGCTGGTGCCGTACCTGCTCCAGATCGGCATCAACGACGACTTCGACAAACAAGGCCAGGACACCCTACGCGGCTGGGACTTCACCCAGCCGGCCGACTCGGCGCCGGCGGCCTACTTCAACATCGTCTGGCGGAACCTCCTCTCGCTCACCTTCCACGACCAGTTGCCGGAGTCGGCCTGGCCGGACGGCGGATCGCGCTGGTTCGAGGTGATGCGCAACCTGACCGTCCAGCCGAACAGCGGCTGGTGGGACAAGGCGGGGACGCCGCAGCGGGAGACCCGCGACGACATCCTCCGCGAGGCGCTGGTCGACGCCCGGTCCGAGATCACCACGAAGATGGCCCGCGAGCCCTCGAGCTGGCAGTGGGGCAAGCTGCACAAGCTGACCCTGACGAACCAGACGCTGGGCAAGTCCGGCATCGGCGTGGTCGAGAAGCTGTTCAACCGCGGTCCGTACGAGCTGGGCGGCGGCTCGTCCACCGTCGACGCGACCGGCTGGGACGCCTCCGAGGGCTACACCGTCACCGCCACGCCGTCGATGCGGATGGTCGTCGACCTGTCGGACTTCGACAAGTCCCGTTGGATCAACCTGACCGGCATCTCCGGGCACGCGTTCTCGTCCAACTACACCGACCAGACCGACCTGTGGGTCAAGGGCGAGACGCTGCCCTGGGCCTTCACCAAGGGCGCGGTCGAGGCGAAACGCGAACACACCCTGACGATCACCAAGCCGGAGCGCTAG